One genomic region from Yarrowia lipolytica chromosome 1C, complete sequence encodes:
- a CDS encoding uncharacterized protein (Compare to YALI0C15202g, similar to Saccharomyces cerevisiae STB5 (YHR178W); ancestral locus Anc_5.59, weakly similar to uniprot|P43634 Saccharomyces cerevisiae YLR098c CHA4 transcription factor): protein MSVKKPPQTRKLSDTPSSLAASVDKKGGKDDKKKKLVVACMACRAKKVKCSSDKPACKNCLRLGVPCEYPLIRNRGSRFGYSGYLEKRLGSLENCLLSQDAKNGLSGVIKLVPVYPCQAQSQPPPQQPPPQHATPQPPSSVPPGHSPETPRYAESNASDESTLTIKLPSPELTDHFVSLYFKHIHNHTYSYLYRPHFEERIRNGTVNKALVYAVCGLCCRFSNHPLIEPGAKDYLGAQYITQARKLIRSQLEEPDIETVQASICVVQYEFFLANGSKSMIYIGLAIRMASHLSLFKELEGPELETSTWQERELRRRTWWSIVVLDRLAHGTNWTLLIPPEHFEVQLPCSREDFENNRQTRTVFLDGRESDIALDEDKESKVASPKEYEYNIFSLHILIVEAWSRVTKYANDGALRKGAKSGKNDVTAIKEDSKSTDSIIKEKSATPTKDDLLPWQNGSDFQTLASLIAKIQEKIPPHLQLSAENLQAATVQGIHGMFVHVHCVLQQTICTLYQTVYPLNTSLYTTKQVEAIPRCFIETAAINIVNSAGVISSVAQQLLHHNMVPAPFVGFCIFSTSPVHIANTFSQDTQTAAAAQHNLALNLRLLINLKDYWQVVSMWCSTIRERYSEKLQQVEGGRRSGKTEEPLIYNHHYTPTNAKFKSGEIDKRKVAAAAMRQKTQTQENSGIPKEANTWSQATASMAETKPPSVKTPSIPSTPVLMSVFTEMGSAANNMSFALPQALQSVSKTNTPAASPRTHAEDTDLNMLKNVLYPSFSNPPIYGVEAPASLPPQVNITNPSSPKNWDLFPELTNAPTEYGFHDLGEQWLRHFEIGVDDIQRVFPRGEEGYM from the coding sequence ATGAGTGTCAAGAAACCGCCACAAACCAGGAAGCTGTCGGACACCCCATCATCCCTCGCCGCGTCCGtggacaagaagggcgGCAAGgatgacaagaagaaaaaattGGTGGTTGCCTGCATGGCTTGCCGGGCTAAAAAGGTGAAATGCTCTTCGGACAAACCGGCATGCAAGAACTGCCTCAGGTTGGGTGTTCCATGCGAGTACCCGCTGATCCGCAACCGCGGATCGCGTTTTGGATACTCTGGATACCTGGAGAAACGACTTGGAAGCTTGGAGAATTGTTTGCTCAGTCAGGACGCTAAAAATGGCCTGAGCGGCGTCATCAAGCTTGTCCCAGTATATCCTTGTCAGGCACAGTCACAACCGCCACCTCAGCAACCGCCACCACAACACGCGACACCACAGCCACCCTCGTCTGTGCCCCCGGGTCATTCGCCCGAAACCCCCCGGTATGCGGAATCCAATGCTTCAGACGAGAGTACACTCACAATTAAGTTGCCATCTCCAGAGTTGACGGACCACTTTGTGTCGCTCTACTTCAAGCATATTCACAATCACACATACTCTTATCTTTACAGGCCACATTTTGAGGAGAGAATACGCAATGGAACAGTCAACAAAGCCCTTGTCTATGCCGTTTGTGGTCTCTGCTGTAGATTTTCAAACCACCCGTTGATCGAACCTGGAGCCAAAGACTATTTGGGTGCCCAGTACATCACACAAGCGAGGAAGCTGATCCGATCACAGCTGGAAGAGCCCGATATCGAGACGGTACAGGCATCAATTTGTGTCGTCCAATACGAGTTTTTTCTGGCCAATGGATCCAAGTCTATGATCTACATTGGCTTGGCTATCCGCATGGCTTCCCACTTGTCATTAttcaaggagctggagggtcCGGAACTTGAGACAAGCACTTGGCAGGAGAGAGAATTGCGTCGACGAACCTGGTGGAGCATAGTAGTTCTTGATAGACTCGCGCACGGCACTAACTGGACACTGCTAATCCCTCCAGAACATTTCGAAGTACAGCTCCCTTGCTCCCGCGAAGACTTTGAGAACAACCGACAGACCCGAactgtttttttggatGGTCGTGAGTCCGATATTGCTCTGGATGAGGATAAGGAATCAAAAGTGGCGTCGCCAaaagagtacgagtacaacaTTTTCTCGCTGCACATCTTGATTGTGGAGGCTTGGTCGCGGGTTACTAAGTATGCAAACGACGGCGCCTTGAGAAAGGGTGCAAAGAGTGGCAAAAATGATGTTACAGCGATCAAGGAGGACTCCAAGTCCACCGATAGTATCATCAAGGAAAAAAGCGCCACGCCCACAAAAGACGACCTCCTACCCTGGCAAAATGGCTCTGATTTCCAGACCCTTGCATCTTTGATTGCAAAGATCCAAGAAAAGATCCCGCCTCATCTGCAGCTGAGTGCTGAGAACCTGCAGGCTGCCACAGTTCAGGGGATTCATGGCATGTTTGTGCATGTCCATTGCGTATTGCAACAGACCATTTGTACCCTATACCAGACCGTGTATCCTCTCAATACCTCTCTGTACACAACTAAACAAGTGGAGGCTATCCCTCGATGCTTCATTGAGACGGCAGCTATCAATATTGTCAACTCAGCTGGCGTTATTTCATCTGTAGCCCAGCAGTTGCTGCACCACAACATGGTCCCTGCCCCGTTCGTCGGCTTCTGCATTTTCTCGACATCCCCCGTTCACATCGCCAACACTTTCAGTCAGGATACGCAGACAGCAGCTGCCGCCCAGCATAATCTCGCACTCAACCTCAGGTTACTCATCAATCTCAAGGACTACTGGCAGGTGGTATCAATGTGGTGTTCGACTATCAGAGAGCGATATTCTGAGAAGTTGCAACAGGTGGAGGGCGGTCGTCGTTCTGGAAAGACCGAGGAGCCCCTGATTTACAACCACCATTACACCCCCACCAACGCAAAATTCAAGTCTGGGGAGATAGACAAGCGCAAAGTGGCCGCGGCTGCTATGCGTCAAAAGACACAAACCCAAGAGAATTCGGGGATACCTAAGGAGGCAAACACTTGGTCCCAGGCTACAGCATCCATGGCAGAGACCAAGCCACCCAGTGTCAAAACCCCATCCATTCCGTCCACGCCTGTTTTGATGAGCGTTTTCACTGAGATGGGCTCCGCAGCCAACAACATGTCGTTTGCTCTGCCTCAAGCTCTGCAATCTGTGTCAAAGACCAACACCCCCGCGGCCTCCCCAAGGACTCATGCCGAAGACACTGATCTGAACATGTTGAAAAATGTTCTATATCCTAGCTTCTCAAACCCTCCCATTTATGGTGTCGAGgctcctgcttctttgCCTCCACAGGTCAATATCACCAACCCCTCGTCTCCCAAGAACTGGGACCTGTTCCCAGAGTTGACTAATGCTCCCACCGAGTATGGCTTCCATGACCTCGGAGAGCAGTGGCTACGGCATTTTGAAATTGGAGTGGATGATATTCAGCGCGTCTTCCCAAGAGGGGAAGAAGGCTACATGTAA
- a CDS encoding uncharacterized protein (Compare to YALI0C15237g, gnl|GLV|YALI0C15237g [Yarrowia lipolytica] similar to uniprot|P15114 Candida glabrata Metallothionein-II) translates to MDAHTSDHTPNCTLTLRTLCHWLTRTVGEKVEILTRLRFGVGHESALDSILTNTNTNYYEMACSTNCSCPKPCTNCACEKACTCSPCSCESCKCAKACECEKSTTCKCESCKCEGSCKC, encoded by the exons ATGGATGCCCATACCAGTGATCATACACCAAACTGCACTCTGACGTTGCGTACTTTGTGCCATTGGCTGACACGCACGGTGGGGGAGAAAGTGGAAATTCTAACTCGATTACGGTTCGGGGTG GGACACGAGTCTGCACTTGACAGTATCTtaaccaacaccaacaccaactaCTACGAAATGGCCTGCTCTACCAACTGTTCCTGCCCTAAGCCCTGCACTAACTGCGCCTGCGAGAAGGCTTGCACTTGCTCTCCTTGCTCCTGTGAGTCTTGTAAGTGCGCTAAGGCCTGCGAGTGTGAGAAGTCCACCACTTGCAAGTGTGAGTCTTGCAAGTGCGAGGGCTCCTGCAAGTGCTAG
- a CDS encoding uncharacterized protein (Compare to YALI0C15136g, no similarity): MTSRDLNGFEEHNAHSRRKNLASQLRSHDLQSRITQLESKTRSAVSTRFSLVIDASVLCSSSLPNVKTWLEERAATILIPKKTLEVLDQRKNGFLPLNMNARGAISYIEWVRSNNTRADHPNPGKLIIQHNDEFMPWKMCQSHLVEQPSPEELNLINNATMKETEMGSKNSNTECPGSVKPFIRCAIWRKSTEESRNWWVVTEDPLVSIWCRAYGIRSLSPAEVEQEYRQRVRERRVRAAGAETITQPVNQRGTSTNIPVSAKVSSTSAGGNGHDGPSKAVLPTNSPQQPPPTAHTAVAPPLAGGNNIWSDSNSGWNDMALQSGFLQQEPAGGVGLGFPPVPPSHMMNHNYSAYGQFGPPQNFPVYPNMPGVDPFTGMDYSIGPWDPYDPYYNSNYNYGNHAYPSQGYTHQTGFGQSKNAPDTGPTLSQGTNSLTGTPAQNSTPEFGEDIRTVTSNCGQADTNDFSHFNSFDFLDEGDVAETDDIKSVERQLKEVLRVEGYDGINETAGGATSSGAAEPTTASISTTTPNKPPKQRRANTAPSKTTKNSNSTSGTPTRKSRGEPRSANRSRANMDRGTPSSHGTPGKKRNAQRPSDPDFVKRGEGVLWTP, encoded by the exons ATGACTTCACGTGATCTAAATGGTTTTGAAGAGCATAATGCGCACAGCCGCAGAAAA AACCTAGCATCCCAACTCAGGTCGCACGACCTCCAATCTCGCATTACTCAGCTCGAGTCCAAGACTCGTTCTGCTGTTTCTACACGGTTCTCCCTTGTCATTGATGCGTCCGTATTGTGTTCCTCGAGCCTTCCTAATGTCAAGACTTGGCTGGAGGAACGTGCTGCAACCATTCTGATCCCAAAAAAGACCCTCGAGGTACTGGATCAGCGCAAGAATGGATTTCTACCGCTCAACATGAACGCCCGTGGAGCGATCAGCTACATTGAATGGGTTCGCTCCAATAACACCCGGGCAGATCACCCCAACCCTGGGAAACTCATTATCCAGCATAATGACGAGTTCATGCCGTGGAAGATGTGCCAGTCTCATCTTGTGGAGCAGCCTTCACCGGAAGAGCTCAACCTGATCAACAACGCTACTATGAAGGAGACAGAGATGGGAAGCAAGAATTCTAACACCGAATGTCCGGGTAGTGTAAAGCCTTTCATACGATGCGCCATTTGGCGCAAATCCACGGAAGAGTCTCGCAACTGGTGGGTTGTTACAGAAGATCCTCTTGTCAGCATATGGTGCAGGGCTTATGGAATCAGATCTCTTTCGCCTGCGGAGGTTGAACAAGAGTACAGACAGAGGGTGCGAGAACGCAGAGTTAGAGCAGCAGGGGCAGAGACAATTACCCAGCCAGTCAACCAAAGAGGCACTAGCACAAACATTCCTGTTTCCGCTAAGGTCTCGTCAACATCTGCGGGGGGAAATGGACACGATGGTCCCTCAAAGGCTGTTCTCCCCACTAACTCGCCTCAACAACCTCCACCCACTGCACACACTGCCGTTGCACCTCCTCTAGCTGGTGGAAATAACATCTGGAGCGACTCTAATTCAGGCTGGAATGATATGGCACTACAGTCAGGGTttcttcaacaagaacctgctgGCGGAGTAGGACTTGGATTTCCTCCTGTGCCACCAAGCCATATGATGAACCACAACTATTCCGCCTACGGCCAGTTTGGACCGCCTCAAAATTTTCCTGTCTATCCTAATATGCCAGGGGTGGACCCTTTCACTGGCATGGACTACTCCATCGGACCATGGGACCCGTATGACCCTTACTACAATAgcaactacaactacggGAATCACGCCTATCCTAGCCAAGGATACACGCACCAGACAGGCTTTGGTCAGTCCAAAAACGCCCCTGACACTGGTCCCACCTTAAGTCAAGGCACAAATTCCTTGACAGGCACACCGGCACAGAACTCTACACCTGAGTTTGGAGAAGACATACGTACAGTGACATCGAACTGTGGTCAGGCAGACACGAATGACTTTTCTCATTTCAATTCGTTCGATTTCCTAGATGAAGGTGATGTTGCAGAAACAGACGACATAAAGAGTGTGGAGAGACAACTAAAAGAGGTACTGCGAGTGGAGGGCTATGACGGTATCAATGAAacagctggtggagctacaagtagtggagCAGCCGAGCCGACGACTGCGAGCATCTCAACGACTACTCCCAATAAACCTCCCAAGCAGAGACGAGCCAACACTGCACCatccaagaccaccaagaaTAGCAATTCTACCAGTGGTACCCCGACGCgcaagtcacgtggagaGCCCCGGTCCGCAAATAGATCACGTGCAAATATGGACCGTGGTACCCCATCCTCACACGGCACCCCAGGCAAAAAGCGTAATGCGCAGAGACCATCAGATCCTGACTTCGTCAAGAGAGGTGAAGGAGTCCTGTGGACTCCTTAG
- a CDS encoding uncharacterized protein (Compare to YALI0C15268g, similar to uniprot|Q6C0U4 Yarrowia lipolytica YALI0F21703g) yields the protein MISRNLILTVLVSTALASLCVDHQKSGDQVLLAVQPCENATSITPSDTESALSIFIRSASGEPEADLAETLKAKLDSGDLAGYLSLKRDFERDQADESAESAQSFQNIAIDTHVTIHTTQNYTLQSPAHLQKRGGCSMYWPGDVGLEPMDIHYYNDFFYPQTSSVNWVCLGECTDYIDHMWADGTLSGSFYYTYNDCKFRSQNGWNGRTQNKCRAGAFYRLTQDASHVVQGTNPGNTIYQVSGSIPGKDHWSPRICMSSSNSCSSGTGSDGRSYC from the coding sequence ATGATCTCCAGAAACTTGATTCTGACCGTTTTGGTGTCCACAGCACTGGCATCACTTTGTGTGGACCACCAGAAGAGTGGAGACCAAGTACTCTTGGCTGTCCAACCTTGTGAAAATGCTACCTCGATAACTCCTTCTGACACTGAGTCTGCTCTGTCTATTTTCATTCGAAGTGCCTCCGGAGAGCCCGAAGCCGATCTTGCTGAGACTCTCAAAGCTAAGCTAGACTCTGGAGATTTGGCCGGTTACTTGTCCCTTAAGCGTGATTTTGAGCGTGACCAAGCTGATGAGTCCGCGGAGTCAGCCCAGTCCTTCCAGAACATAGCCATCGATACTCATGTGACTATCCACACCACCCAGAACTACACTCTACAGAGCCCTGCTCATCTTCAGAAGCGTGGAGGTTGCAGCATGTACTGGCCTGGGGACGTTGGCCTCGAACCCATGGATATTCACTACTACAATGACTTCTTCTATCCCCAAACATCAAGTGTTAACTGGGTCTGCCTTGGCGAATGCACTGATTACATTGATCACATGTGGGCTGATGGAACCCTCTCCGGCTCCTTCTATTACACATACAACGACTGTAAGTTCAGAAGTCAGAATGGATGGAACGGGAGAACTCAGAACAAATGTCGAGCTGGTGCCTTCTACCGCCTTACGCAGGATGCATCGCATGTCGTCCAGGGCACCAACCCTGGAAACACTATTTACCAGGTATCTGGTTCCATCCCCGGAAAAGACCACTGGTCTCCTCGAATTTGTATGTCGTCTTCCAACTCGTGCTCATCTGGAACCGGTTCTGATGGTCGAAGCTACTGTTAA
- a CDS encoding uncharacterized protein (Compare to YALI0C15224g, highly similar to uniprot|P36421 Saccharomyces cerevisiae YGR185C Tyrosyl-tRNA synthetase cytoplasmic (EC 6.1.1.1) (Tyrosyl--tRNA ligase) (TyrRS), similar to Saccharomyces cerevisiae TYS1 (YGR185C); ancestral locus Anc_5.192), with translation MSQTVEQKYDLISRNLQEVLNKQIILDTLKERELKIYWGTAPTGKPHCGYFVPMTKIADFLAAGCEVKILLADLHAFLDNMKAPLELVQHRVQYYEYMIKAILRSIGVPLDKLTFVIGRSFELSAEYTMDLFKLSNRVSVNDAKRAGADVVKQVDNPLLSGLIYPLMQALDEEYLGVDAQFGGVDQRKIFVLAEENLTSIGYKKRAHMMNPMVPGLTQGGKMSASDPNSKIDLLEDTKTIKKKINAAYCAAGEVEGNGLLSFVEYVVFPIAELKNKGKATFNIERPEQYGGNVSFNSVAELKEAFAAEKLSPVDLKTGVAAAIDGLLKPIRDEFVNNEEFQKIEKLAYPPPVAAPKKEKKVKNKGSRYPGGAKPAEGDAAESVAQKLEETKLE, from the coding sequence ATGTCCCAGACTGTGGAGCAGAAGTACGACTTGATCTCGCGTAACCTCCAGGAGGTTCTCAACAAGCAGATCATTCTTgacactctcaaggagcgagAGCTCAAGATCTACTGGGGTACTGCACCAACTGGAAAACCTCATTGTGGTTACTTTGTACCCATGACTAAAATTGCCGACTTTCTGGCGGCTGGCTGTGAAGTCAAGATTCTGCTCGCTGACTTGCATGCTTTTCTCGACAACATGAAGGCCCCTCTTGAGTTGGTTCAGCACCGAGTGCAgtactacgagtacatgaTCAAGGCCATCCTTCGATCTATTGGTGTTCCCCTTGACAAGTTGACTTTCGTTATTGGTCGATCTTTCGAGCTCAGCGCTGAGTACACCATGGACCTTTTCAAGCTGTCCAACCGTGTCTCCGTCAATGACGCCAAGCGAGCTGGTGCTGATGTTGTCAAGCAGGTTGATAACCCTCTGCTCTCTGGTCTCATCTACCCCCTGATGCAGGCTCTCGATGAGGAGTACCTGGGTGTTGATGCGCAGTTCGGCGGTGTTGACCAGCGAAAGATTTTTGTTCTTGCTGAGGAGAACCTAACTTCCATTGGTTACAAGAAGCGAGCACACATGATGAACCCCATGGTTCCCGGACTTACTCAGGGTGGTAAGATGTCTGCCTCTGACCCTAACTCCAAGATTGATCTGCTTGAGGACACCAAGActatcaagaagaagatcaacgCTGCCTACTGTGCTGCTGGCGAAGTTGAGGGTAACGGCTTGCTTTCTTTCGTTGAGTATGTCGTTTTCCCTATTGCCGAGCTTAAGAACAAGGGCAAGGCCACTTTTAACATCGAGCGACCTGAGCAGTACGGAGGAAATGTCTCTTTCAACTCTGtcgccgagctcaaggaggcttTCGCTGCTGAGAAGCTGTCTCCTGTTGACCTTAAGACCGGTGTGGCCGCTGCCATCGACGGCCTGCTTAAGCCCATCCGTGATGAGTTTGTTAACAACGAGGAGTTCCagaagattgagaagctggcttaccctcctcctgttgctgcccccaagaaggagaagaaggtcaaAAACAAGGGTTCTCGATACCCTGGTGGCGCAAAGCCTGCCGAGGGTGATGCCGCTGAGTCTGTTGCacagaagctggaggagaccaagctCGAGTAA
- a CDS encoding uncharacterized protein (Compare to YALI0C15230g, gnl|GLV|YALI0C15230g [Yarrowia lipolytica] weakly similar to uniprot|Q8D5F7 Vibrio vulnificus Predicted thioesterase), whose amino-acid sequence MIGRGVKRCNGGRVLRNRVRHFNDTFKRSALRCTTSPIQPHNSPETVPPEWLQPLLDVSEGTGYDVNDAGLLGQPVAWGDQDSNDHVNSVTYIKYFETGRFHFLMEMFKSRGLAFNDLMSPKGIVSVFRSAEIQWRRPIQYPDRISVIHKIEPLTAPDRYVLKGVIVSHQSRSVACRIKETLVTVDSANGSQKCDIPPKFKAVFEEWARKSNPDHS is encoded by the coding sequence ATGATCGGTCGCGGAGTGAAGCGTTGCAATGGTGGAAGGGTATTGAGAAACAGGGTTCGACATTTCAACGATACGTTTAAACGCTCAGCATTGCGATGTACTACGTCTCCGATTCAACCACACAACTCTCCGGAAACGGTACCACCTGAATGGCTACAGCCTCTGCTGGATGTGTCAGAGGGTACAGGGTACGATGTGAACGATGCTGGATTGCTAGGACAGCCCGTTGCCTGGGGCGACCAAGACTCTAATGACCACGTCAATAGCGTGACCTACATCAAGTATTTTGAAACAGGCCGGTTTCATTTCCTTATGGAAATGTTTAAATCAAGGGGGCTTGCCTTCAATGATCTTATGAGTCCTAAGGGAATCGTTTCAGTATTTCGCAGCGCTGAGATCCAATGGAGAAGGCCCATTCAATACCCAGACAGGATCTCTGTTATTCACAAGATTGAGCCGTTAACTGCACCTGACAGATACGTTCTCAAAGGTGTCATTGTTTCTCATCAATCTAGAAGCGTGGCATGCCGGATCAAAGAAACACTTGTGACCGTTGATAGTGCTAATGGAAGCCAAAAGTGCGATATCCCTCCAAAATTCAAGGCTGTATTTGAAGAATGGGCCAGAAAATCAAATCCTGATCATTCTTGA
- a CDS encoding uncharacterized protein (Compare to YALI0C15246g, some similarities with DEHA0F19426g Debaryomyces hansenii IPF 7547.1) — MGLLDKFKTLSLANTASEKFSAEAEISKIVPIADCSPTDCDSCVLDTRYPPMDIDQSPLYNTAKPFGLHLVVATGLSDWKKKYLDDKSSVAGALDDPDVAEAVATTMKKFYPTKPLSDLGTKISNSSLPPPDEYYMYDDKRPSSSESVSAMERGKGVIEDSYGKPKDSSNDLMTRPTKVLLLPLFLEITLTPENARSELVEALGNLHEQPKKLTKNTKRAYVLLCSHKTVDKRCAITSKILKKEFDAQLRDKQIHDVEVAFVSHVGGHKFAANALIYLSTGESIWLARVGPEHVCAIIDEVIEKGKVFPELVRSVAKCQLDW; from the coding sequence ATGGGTCTCCTCGACAAGTTCAAAACTCTGAGTTTGGCCAACACAGCCTCGGAAAAATTCAGCGCAGAAGCTGAAATTTCCAAAATCGTTCCCATCGCAGACTGCTCTCCTACAGATTGTGACTCATGTGTATTAGACACACGTTACCCTCCCATGGACATTGATCAGTCGCCTCTCTACAACACCGCTAAGCCTTTTGGGCTACATCTGGTTGTAGCTACAGGCTTAAGtgactggaagaagaagtactTGGACGACAAGTCATCAGTAGCAGGAGCTTTGGATGATCCGGACGTGGCAGAGGCGGTTGCGACAACGATGAAAAAGTTTTATCCTACAAAGCCTCTATCAGACTTGGGCACCAAGATCTCGAACTCCAGTttaccaccaccagacGAGTATTACATGTATGACGACAAACGCCCTTCATCCTCAGAGTCTGTTTCTGCTATGGAACGTGGGAAGGGGGTGATCGAAGATAGCTACGGCAAGCCAAAAGATTCTTCTAACGATCTGATGACACGACCCACAAAggtccttctccttcctctGTTCCTTGAGATCACGCTCACTCCAGAAAATGCTAGGAGCGAATTGGTAGAGGCTCTGGGAAATCTCCATGAGCAGCCTAAAAAGCTGACAAAGAATACCAAGCGTGCCTACGTTCTATTGTGTTCCCACAAAACTGTGGATAAACGATGTGCCATTACCTCTAAGATTCTGAAGAAAGAATTTGATGCGCAACTACGTGATAAGCAGATTCACGATGTGGAGGTGGCATTCGTTTCTCATGTCGGCGGCCACAAGTTTGCTGCGAATGCCCTTATCTATCTATCCACAGGCGAATCCATTTGGTTGGCTCGTGTCGGCCCAGAGCACGTCTGTGCGATCATAGACGAAGTCATCGAAAAGGGTAAAGTTTTTCCAGAACTCGTCAGGAGCGTGGCTAAGTGCCAACTTGATTGGTAA
- a CDS encoding uncharacterized protein (Compare to YALI0C15290g, similar to uniprot|P38219 Saccharomyces cerevisiae YBR025C Hypothetical 44.2 kDa GTP-binding protein) encodes MLCRQFIRTALGSKVRLRPFHSSSTLLAKKPAKAGKSTGGKGKKGKNTEKKLLLGRPSNNLKGGIVGLANVGKSSIFQAISKSHLGNPANYPFATIDPEEARVIVPSDRFDKLCDVYKPENAVPATLTLFDIAGLVKGASKGEGLGNAFLANIRAVDGLFQVVRAFDDPEITHIEGSIDPTRDLEIVTHELLEKDIEFVLRALETAERSVKAAASQKNSMVLTERKFEQSVCGKILEHLESGKKVYHGDWTNDEIRFINTLTLLTAKPTAYIANVSFADYKAFITGGKKLDNIKYLSSIRRWIDENSPGDLLVPVCVEYEVRLFESSEAGEELDTASTVPSAIGPAISSLRKALNLISFFTGSPREVREWTIRQGSTAPEAAGVIHGDLEKTFIVAQVTKFDDVISHKGDEASLKSGGKIANKGKDYEMEDADCVIFKAANGKK; translated from the coding sequence ATGCTGTGTCGTCAATTTATCAGGACTGCCCTGGGATCCAAAGTGCGTTTACGTCCTTTCCACAGCAGCTCAACATTGCTCGCGAAGAAGCCGGCTAAGGCAGGCAAATCAACAGGTGGTAAAGGGAAGAAAGGGAAAAATACTGAGAagaaactcctccttggtcgTCCGTCCAACAATCTCAAAGGGGGTATTGTCGGTCTTGCGAACGTCGGAAAATCCTCAATTTTCCAAGCAATTTCGAAATCCCATCTAGGGAATCCAGCGAACTATCCCTTTGCTACCATCGATCCCGAAGAGGCTCGAGTGATCGTTCCTTCTGACCGTTTTGACAAACTATGTGACGTTTACAAACCAGAAAATGCCGTGCCAGCGACTTTGACTCTTTTCGACATCGCAGGACTTGTGAAGGGTGCTAGCAAAGGAGAAGGTCTGGGGAATGCATTCTTGGCGAACATTCGGGCGGTCGATGGCCTATTTCAAGTAGTGAGAGCATTTGATGATCCTGAGATTACGCACATTGAAGGCTCCATCGACCCTACACGTGACCTGGAAATTGTGACGCATGAGCTGTTAGAGAAGGATATTGAATTCGTTCTTCGTGCTCTGGAAACAGCAGAGAGATCTGTAAAGGCTGCTGCATCTCAAAAGAACTCCATGGTGTTGACCGAAAGGAAATTTGAACAATCTGTTTGCGGTAAAATACTTGAGCACCTTGAATCTGGGAAGAAAGTGTACCACGGGGACTGGACAAACGACGAAATCCGGTTCATCAACACTCTGACACTACTAACTGCGAAGCCAACGGCATATATTGCTAATGTTTCTTTCGCAGACTACAAAGCTTTTATCACGGGAGGCAAAAAACTAGATAACATCAAGTATCTGTCAAGCATTCGGAGGTGGATCGATGAAAACTCTCCTGGCGACCTATTAGTGCCTGTGTGTGTCGAATATGAAGTGAGACTTTTCGAGAGCTCTGAAGCAGGCGAGGAGCTTGACACTGCTTCAACTGTTCCAAGTGCCATCGGACCCGCAATTTCTTCTCTTAGAAAAGCTCTGAACCTCATCTCATTTTTCACTGGCTCGCCCCGGGAAGTTCGAGAATGGACAATTCGACAAGGCTCCACAGCACCTGAAGCAGCTGGTGTCATCCATGGGGATCTTGAAAAGACGTTCATTGTTGCTCAAGTTACAAAATTTGATGATGTAATCTCCCACAAGGGTGACGAAGCGTCCCTCAAGTCTGGAGGTAAAATTGCGAACAAGGGCAAAGACTACGAAATGGAAGACGCAGACTGCGTTATTTTCAAGGCCGCCAACGGCAAGAAGTAA